One segment of Bradyrhizobium sp. CB2312 DNA contains the following:
- a CDS encoding D-alanyl-D-alanine carboxypeptidase family protein: protein MAFRLITLRRSRCTAGALARGLIATVLAASVGWGGILHAANQSVQGAKKTEEAGFDGDAPTAILIEASSGSVLFEKNADELRAPSSMMKLMTAEVVFNAIKKGDVKLTDEYRISENAWRRGGAPSGGSTMFAAINSKVSVDDLLHGAIIQSGNDACIALAEGIAANEKIFAADFMTKRARELGMTRSTFGNSNGLPDPGNKMTVRELGILARHIILDFPEFYKLFGEKEFTWNKIRQPNRNPLLNSMEGADGLKTGYTKEGGYGMVGSAVQNGTRLIVVVNGLEDPEDRATEAKKMLEWGFRNFETRTLIAADQPVGYAKVFGGESRSVKLVAKTPVKVMVHKNGSDKLIARIVYSGPVRAPVQEGQQVGVVRVWRSGNIAVETPVYAAEAIGTGSTMRRAIDGASELVIGMFRAGAEKL from the coding sequence ATGGCATTTCGTCTCATTACGCTCCGTCGCAGCCGGTGCACCGCCGGAGCGCTGGCGCGTGGGCTGATCGCGACAGTATTGGCGGCGAGCGTGGGCTGGGGCGGGATACTCCACGCCGCCAACCAGAGTGTTCAGGGCGCCAAGAAGACGGAAGAGGCCGGCTTCGACGGCGATGCGCCGACCGCGATCCTGATCGAAGCCTCCAGCGGCAGTGTGCTGTTCGAGAAGAACGCCGACGAGCTGCGCGCGCCCTCCAGCATGATGAAGCTGATGACGGCGGAAGTCGTCTTCAACGCGATCAAGAAGGGCGACGTGAAGCTGACCGACGAATACCGGATCAGCGAGAATGCCTGGCGCAGGGGCGGGGCGCCCTCCGGCGGCTCGACCATGTTCGCTGCGATCAACAGCAAGGTCTCGGTCGACGATCTTCTGCATGGCGCGATCATCCAGAGCGGCAACGACGCCTGCATCGCGCTCGCCGAAGGCATCGCCGCCAACGAGAAGATCTTTGCCGCCGACTTCATGACCAAGCGCGCCCGCGAGCTCGGCATGACCAGATCGACCTTCGGCAACTCCAACGGTCTGCCCGACCCCGGCAACAAGATGACCGTGCGCGAGCTCGGCATCCTCGCCCGGCACATCATTCTGGACTTCCCCGAATTCTACAAACTGTTCGGCGAGAAGGAGTTCACCTGGAACAAGATCCGCCAGCCCAACCGCAATCCGCTGCTCAATTCAATGGAAGGCGCTGACGGCCTCAAGACCGGCTACACCAAGGAAGGCGGCTACGGCATGGTCGGCTCTGCCGTGCAGAACGGCACGCGGCTGATCGTCGTCGTCAACGGGCTGGAAGACCCCGAGGATCGTGCCACCGAAGCCAAGAAGATGCTGGAATGGGGCTTTCGCAATTTCGAAACGCGGACCCTGATCGCGGCCGACCAGCCGGTCGGCTACGCAAAGGTGTTCGGCGGCGAGAGCCGCTCGGTGAAGCTGGTCGCCAAGACGCCCGTCAAGGTGATGGTGCACAAGAACGGCAGCGACAAGCTGATCGCGCGCATCGTCTATAGCGGCCCGGTGCGCGCGCCCGTGCAGGAAGGCCAGCAGGTCGGCGTGGTCAGGGTCTGGCGCAGCGGCAACATCGCGGTGGAGACGCCGGTCTATGCGGCGGAAGCGATCGGCACCGGCTCGACCATGCGCCGCGCGATCGACGGTGCCAGCGAGCTGGTGATCGGCATGTTCCGCGCAGGCGCCGAGAAGCTCTGA
- the tmk gene encoding dTMP kinase, whose product MSESAVKRPSGRGRFITFEGGEGTGKSTQIKKLADRLKAARMRILVTREPGGSPGAEIMRHLVLSGMGKLLGPEAETLLFAAARDDHVRTVIEPALNQGAWVLCDRFADSTRAYQGSLGRVPTALINAMERVTIGDLKPDLTIILDLPVEIGLERAAARRGSGTPDRFEGEKLAFHQGLREAYRKIAADEPGRCVLIDANSDPDTVAGRVWTAVRERLLPTPASVISA is encoded by the coding sequence ATGAGTGAGAGCGCGGTCAAGCGGCCGTCTGGACGGGGACGCTTCATCACCTTTGAAGGCGGCGAGGGGACAGGCAAGTCGACCCAGATCAAGAAGCTCGCCGACCGCCTCAAGGCGGCGAGGATGCGGATCCTCGTCACGCGCGAGCCGGGCGGCTCGCCGGGCGCCGAGATCATGCGCCATCTGGTGCTGTCGGGGATGGGCAAGCTGCTCGGCCCCGAGGCCGAGACGCTGCTGTTTGCGGCGGCGCGTGACGACCATGTCCGCACCGTGATCGAGCCCGCGCTCAACCAGGGGGCCTGGGTGCTGTGCGATCGCTTCGCCGACTCGACGCGCGCCTATCAGGGCAGCCTCGGCCGCGTGCCGACCGCGCTGATCAACGCGATGGAGCGGGTCACGATCGGCGACCTCAAGCCGGACCTCACCATCATCCTCGATTTGCCGGTCGAGATCGGCCTCGAGCGCGCAGCCGCGCGCCGCGGCAGCGGCACGCCCGACAGGTTCGAGGGCGAGAAGCTCGCTTTCCATCAAGGCCTGCGCGAGGCCTATCGCAAGATCGCCGCGGACGAGCCCGGACGCTGCGTGCTGATCGACGCCAATTCCGACCCCGACACGGTCGCTGGAAGAGTCTGGACCGCGGTCCGCGAGCGCCTCCTTCCCACGCCAGCCTCGGTGATCTCAGCATGA
- a CDS encoding DNA polymerase III subunit delta', whose protein sequence is MSPRQAERETAIPHPRETFRLFGHREAETALLTAYRSGRIPHAWLIGGSQGIGKATLAYRMARFVLAHGQPLAPSVQHAEDLAIDPDDPVARQVAASSHGGLLTLERTANDRGVMRTVITVDETRETIGFFGSTAAAEGWRVCIVDTVDELNPNAANALLKILEEPPQQSLFLLVSHAPARVLATIQSRCRKLRLRPLATDDVIGAAAVAADLDANDPALREAAEASEGSVARALTLLGGDALKLQQRTAALLARLPQVDPRELHTLGDSLGTSDRVALAAFVDGIDRWIAERLHADEANANQNLPRLARLAEVWEKIVRAARDTETYNLERKPLVFSVFGWLADATR, encoded by the coding sequence ATGAGCCCGCGCCAGGCCGAGCGGGAGACGGCTATTCCACATCCGCGCGAGACATTTAGGCTGTTCGGCCATCGCGAGGCCGAGACCGCGCTGCTGACGGCCTATCGCAGCGGTCGCATCCCGCATGCCTGGCTGATCGGCGGGTCGCAAGGCATCGGCAAGGCGACGCTGGCCTATCGCATGGCGCGCTTCGTGCTCGCGCACGGCCAGCCGCTGGCGCCATCCGTGCAGCACGCCGAGGATCTCGCGATCGATCCCGACGATCCCGTGGCGCGTCAGGTCGCCGCGAGCTCCCATGGCGGCCTGCTGACACTGGAGCGCACCGCCAACGATCGCGGCGTGATGCGCACCGTCATCACCGTCGACGAGACGCGCGAGACCATCGGCTTCTTCGGCTCCACCGCGGCGGCCGAAGGCTGGCGCGTCTGCATCGTCGACACCGTCGACGAGCTCAATCCGAACGCGGCCAACGCGCTTCTGAAAATCCTGGAGGAGCCGCCGCAGCAATCGCTGTTCCTGCTGGTGAGCCACGCGCCGGCACGCGTGCTTGCCACCATCCAGTCGCGATGCCGCAAGCTGCGTCTGCGGCCGCTGGCAACGGATGACGTGATCGGCGCGGCGGCCGTCGCGGCTGACCTCGATGCGAACGATCCAGCGCTGCGCGAGGCGGCGGAGGCTTCGGAGGGCAGTGTTGCGCGCGCGCTAACGCTGCTCGGTGGCGACGCGCTCAAGCTCCAGCAGCGCACGGCGGCGCTGCTTGCGCGTCTGCCGCAGGTCGATCCGCGCGAATTGCACACGCTCGGCGATTCCCTCGGCACCAGCGACCGCGTCGCGCTCGCGGCCTTCGTCGACGGCATCGATCGCTGGATCGCGGAACGCCTGCATGCGGATGAGGCCAATGCGAACCAGAACCTGCCGCGCCTTGCGCGCCTAGCTGAGGTATGGGAAAAGATCGTCCGCGCCGCGCGCGACACCGAAACCTACAATCTGGAGCGCAAGCCCTTGGTTTTCTCGGTGTTCGGCTGGCTGGCGGACGCAACGCGCTAG